From the Cryptomeria japonica chromosome 2, Sugi_1.0, whole genome shotgun sequence genome, one window contains:
- the LOC131866336 gene encoding uncharacterized protein LOC131866336: MSWNVRGLNAPNKRRLIKSQLDLMKCDVLLLQETKLSCQGADFLFSKWKLWNFCVSPSVEASGGLAFLWNDVSTEFKLVVSTPLWMWALSSLHGKTVVFGGDFNAISSDDEKIGGILPNKRILGDFSAFIHNNDLVDCKTLNGLFTWTNRRKDLSQIAERLDHFLVSAAWISSDMDVVASVLPYAGSDHFPIVLSILDDRAPGRSSFKFEPMWF, translated from the exons atgtcttggaatgttaggggcttaaatgcccctaacaaaaggcgCCTCATTAAATCACAGTTggatttaatgaagtgtgatgtgttaCTATTGCAAGAGACTAAGTTAAGTTGTCAGGGTGCTGATTTTTTGTTTTCGAAATGGAAGTTGTGGAACTTTTGTGTCTCTCCTTCTGTGGAGGCGTCTGGGGGCTTGGCTTTTCTTTGGAATGATGTGTCTACTGAGTTTAAATTGGTTGTTTCTACTCCCTTATGGATGTGGGCTTTG TCTTCCCTGCATGGGAAGACTGTGGTTTTTGGAGGGGATTTTAATGCCATTTCTTCTGATGATGAGAAAATTGGGGGTATTTTGCCCAATAAGCGTATCTTGGGGGATTTTTCTGCTTTTATTCATAATAATGATTTGGTGGATTGTAAAACCTTGAATGGTCTgtttacttggactaataggagaaaagATTTGTCGCAGATTGCTGAAAGACTTGATCATTTTTTAGTTTCTGCCGCTTGGATTTCGTCTGATATGGATGTTGTGGCTTCGGTTTTGCCTTATgctggttctgatcattttccgatTGTGTTGTCTATTTTGGATGATAGAGCTCCTGGTCGTTCTTCTTTTAAATTCGAACCAATGTGGTTTTGA